Proteins from one Ranitomeya variabilis isolate aRanVar5 chromosome 1, aRanVar5.hap1, whole genome shotgun sequence genomic window:
- the LOC143760471 gene encoding uncharacterized protein LOC143760471, which produces MAKRKCEQPLLAVLPPCKRPLCELPPYPRHCPPHAMQVSAKRKRKPEPEAIPSPECGRPPPRDGTPEPSHPSSKKSRPAENQCTTAAAAYQCQKDEAFREYNSFHFWRSPLPDVDFSELVDGTCDGDKQPSSAGTEALEEMDD; this is translated from the exons ATGGCAAAGCGGAAATGTGAGCAGCCGCTCCTCGCTGTGCTGCCGCCGTGTAAGAGGCCGCTGTGCGAGCTGCCCCCGTACCCCCGGCACTGCCCGCCGCACGCCATGCAGGTGTCCGCTAAGCGGAAGAGAAAGCCGGAGCCAGAGGCCATTCCCTCCCCGGAATGTGGGCGGCCGCCACCGAGAGACGGGACTCCCGAGCCTTCACATCCCTCCAGCAAGAAGTCGAGGCCGGCGGAGAACCAATGCACCACAGCCGCTGCTGCCTACCAGTGCCAG AAAGATGAAGCCTTCCGTGAATACAATTCTTTCCACTTTTGGAGGTCTCCTTTACCGGACGTGGATTTTTCTGAGTTAGTGGACGGCACTTGTGATGGAGACAAGCAGCCCTCGTCCGCGGGGACAGAAGCGCTGGAAGAAATGGACGACTGA